The Anastrepha ludens isolate Willacy chromosome X, idAnaLude1.1, whole genome shotgun sequence genome includes a window with the following:
- the LOC128869518 gene encoding uncharacterized protein LOC128869518: MLANEESPISSKTITVWTEGETRLLLDKYASYLPDIGPFKQLKTKKDMWMKIGAEFDGKSWKQCEERYKTIMKRKKVAVENNSTSGAKRQKLQFEEELEKICKIDDSIEPAVKISSQCMIKKEVAAKEKQRKRKTLQETMLEIAARKEEAREKRHKERMEKAARIESLLEKCISENKPA, from the exons atgctAGCTAATGAAGAAAGTCCTATTAGCAGCAAAACAATTACAG TATGGACGGAAGGCGAAACGAGACTTCTGCTGGATAAATACGCCTCCTATTTGCCGGACATTGGTCCCTTCAAGCAATTAAAGACAAAAAAGGACATGTGGATGAAAATTGGCGCAGAGTTCGATGGGAAAAGTTGGAAGCAGTGTGAAGAAAGGTATAAGACCATCATGAAACGTAAAAAAGTGGCGGTGGAAAATAACAGCACCTCAGGTGCAAAACGCCAAAAGCTACAGTTTGAAGAAGAGCtcgaaaaaatatgcaaaatagatGATTCCATTGAGCCGGCAGTAAAAATAAGTAGCCAATGTATGATAAAAAAAGAGGTCgcagcaaaagaaaagcaaagaaagaggAAAACGCTGCAAGAAACTATGCTAGAAATTGCTGCTAGGAAGGAGGAAGCCAGAGAAAAGCGACACAAGGAAAGAATGGAGAAAGCTGCAagaatcgaaagccttttggaaAAGTGCATCAGTGAAAACAAACCAGCTTGA